A region of Paenibacillus thiaminolyticus DNA encodes the following proteins:
- a CDS encoding GntR family transcriptional regulator codes for MKTTKPSVNKKQLAYDYIRSQIVNGVFGSGYRIVIDQIAKELKLSIIPVREAIRQLEADGLIQYKPYSGAIVSKINEEEYMETLAVLAVLEGYASSLSAKRMNPDGIRLLEQINHSMSDALYEFEFEQFSELNRKFHDVLIDNCENEYLKEQIRQCWDRLSRVRKSGFPFMPKRAKESIKEHEQMIAMIKEQNLDEQFVRQHKLNTVKAFKERKDSDIVLDT; via the coding sequence ATGAAAACGACAAAACCAAGTGTAAATAAGAAACAGTTAGCTTATGATTACATTCGCTCGCAAATTGTGAACGGCGTGTTCGGATCCGGCTATCGCATCGTGATTGATCAGATTGCCAAAGAGCTTAAACTTAGCATTATTCCCGTCCGGGAAGCGATTCGCCAGCTCGAAGCCGATGGCTTAATCCAATACAAGCCATACAGCGGCGCGATAGTCAGTAAAATCAACGAAGAAGAATATATGGAGACATTGGCCGTGTTGGCAGTCCTTGAAGGATATGCGTCTTCACTTAGTGCCAAGCGAATGAATCCGGATGGCATTCGGCTTCTGGAACAGATTAACCACAGCATGAGCGATGCATTGTATGAATTTGAGTTTGAACAATTCAGTGAATTGAATCGTAAATTCCATGATGTCCTGATCGACAATTGCGAGAATGAGTATTTGAAGGAACAAATACGTCAATGCTGGGATCGTCTCAGTCGAGTTCGCAAATCCGGTTTTCCCTTTATGCCCAAGCGTGCCAAGGAATCGATAAAAGAGCATGAACAGATGATCGCGATGATCAAGGAACAGAACCTTGATGAACAATTCGTGCGGCAGCATAAGCTCAATACCGTCAAAGCTTTTAAGGAGCGCAAAGATTCGGATATCGTACTGGATACGTAG
- a CDS encoding flavin reductase family protein, with translation MDDKAFRRAMGKFATGVTVITTCLQGEVHGMTANAFVSVSLDPRLILVSISKNAKMLETMKESGAFAVSVLSQEQKEMSVYFAGQAKERREIEFTLVNDMPVLPNSLAALVCDVYDAHAAGDHTLFIGKVNHITTHELEPLLFFGGNYRMLQASSL, from the coding sequence ATGGACGATAAAGCTTTTCGAAGGGCCATGGGTAAGTTTGCCACGGGCGTCACCGTCATCACGACATGCTTGCAAGGGGAAGTTCACGGCATGACTGCAAACGCTTTCGTATCGGTATCTTTGGATCCCAGGTTGATTTTGGTGTCGATAAGCAAGAACGCCAAAATGCTTGAAACGATGAAAGAATCCGGAGCATTTGCCGTTAGTGTCCTGAGTCAGGAACAGAAAGAAATGTCGGTATATTTTGCGGGTCAGGCGAAGGAGCGGCGGGAAATTGAATTTACGTTGGTGAACGATATGCCCGTCCTGCCCAATTCTCTTGCGGCGCTTGTCTGTGACGTGTATGATGCGCATGCCGCCGGCGACCACACTTTATTTATCGGGAAGGTTAATCATATAACGACACATGAGCTTGAACCCTTATTATTTTTTGGCGGCAACTATCGAATGCTGCAAGCCTCATCGCTCTAA
- a CDS encoding branched-chain amino acid ABC transporter permease, whose amino-acid sequence MGFHEQIIQLIISGLTIGSIYALIATGFVITYNITGVLNFAQGEFAMLGAMIAISLVAAGVSRMLAFIMAILIVLVSGALFERAAIHPARHSTGSAMIIITIGVAIAVRGIALFIWGTDPKMLPPFTPGEPFNLFGAVVQLQSLWAIGVAMISLIAMYVFFERTFMGKAVTACVINRFAARLMGIKPEKMSLLSISASAALGAIGGIIIAPISGASYEMGLMLGMKAFIAAVIGGLTNAPAAIVGALIVGLLESFTEGLWSSGYKDLVIFGVLLLVLFILPNGLFAKMSGKRV is encoded by the coding sequence ATGGGGTTCCATGAGCAAATCATTCAATTAATCATTTCGGGATTAACCATTGGCAGTATCTATGCGTTAATCGCGACAGGGTTCGTCATTACGTACAACATTACTGGTGTATTGAATTTTGCTCAAGGGGAGTTTGCCATGCTTGGGGCCATGATCGCCATTTCGCTCGTTGCTGCAGGGGTCTCCCGCATGCTGGCATTTATCATGGCCATTCTGATTGTACTGGTTAGCGGCGCGCTGTTCGAGCGGGCAGCGATTCACCCGGCCAGACATTCCACAGGCTCGGCCATGATTATTATTACGATCGGCGTTGCGATTGCCGTCCGCGGGATTGCGCTCTTCATCTGGGGGACCGATCCGAAGATGCTGCCTCCTTTTACCCCGGGTGAACCGTTCAACCTGTTCGGGGCCGTCGTTCAATTACAGAGTCTCTGGGCCATCGGGGTAGCCATGATTAGTTTAATCGCGATGTATGTTTTCTTTGAGCGCACATTTATGGGCAAAGCGGTAACCGCCTGTGTGATCAATCGCTTTGCAGCCCGGTTAATGGGTATCAAGCCGGAGAAGATGTCGCTGTTGTCGATCAGCGCAAGCGCCGCGCTCGGAGCGATCGGCGGCATTATTATCGCCCCTATCTCCGGCGCCTCTTACGAGATGGGCCTCATGCTCGGGATGAAGGCGTTCATCGCCGCTGTGATCGGCGGTCTGACGAACGCTCCGGCAGCGATTGTCGGCGCCTTGATCGTCGGTTTGCTTGAATCGTTCACGGAAGGGTTGTGGTCCAGCGGTTACAAAGACCTCGTCATTTTTGGGGTGTTGCTGCTCGTGTTGTTCATTTTGCCTAACGGCCTGTTTGCCAAAATGTCAGGTAAGCGAGTATAG
- a CDS encoding ABC transporter substrate-binding protein, whose protein sequence is MRKSWSIFISLLLVFVLSGCGGGDANRISSAGHSPSNSSAHGSDTIKIGGLFSVSGGASTLGKPQMDTLKMLVEEANASGGIGGRMIELYTYDDKSDQNEAVLTMKKLLEQDNVSVVIGGTISGNALAIIPLAEKAKVPLIAVAASKNINVPTKPFVFKTAQGDDLVVPRVIQYATEHNLTKIAWLNVDNSFGSSAHEEFKNMASEAGITIVIEDVFEPSVNDAKPMLTRVKNANPQAIIIWGTAQESAIVTKNVRELGIDLPLIESHGIANSQFIELAGDAAEGIVFPAGSLLVSSQLADDNVQKNVLEQYKKQFEDKFGYETSTFGGHVWDAFEMIKRAAETAGTDPVALRDELESGTKDLVGVSGIFTMSANNHNGLKPDALSMIKIKDKKWILTQ, encoded by the coding sequence ATGAGGAAGAGTTGGTCCATATTCATCAGCTTGCTGCTTGTATTCGTTCTGTCAGGTTGCGGGGGAGGGGATGCCAACCGGATATCTTCCGCAGGCCATTCGCCATCGAATTCCTCGGCACACGGTTCAGACACGATTAAAATCGGCGGCTTGTTCTCCGTGTCGGGAGGAGCCTCCACCCTTGGCAAGCCTCAGATGGATACACTCAAAATGCTAGTTGAAGAAGCCAATGCGTCCGGAGGCATTGGCGGCAGGATGATCGAGCTGTATACGTATGACGATAAGTCGGATCAGAACGAAGCCGTTCTTACTATGAAGAAATTGCTGGAGCAGGACAACGTGTCGGTTGTGATCGGGGGCACCATATCCGGCAATGCGCTGGCCATCATTCCTCTTGCGGAAAAGGCAAAGGTTCCCCTCATCGCCGTGGCAGCGAGCAAAAACATTAATGTCCCGACGAAACCGTTTGTTTTCAAAACAGCCCAGGGTGACGATCTGGTCGTCCCGCGTGTCATTCAATATGCCACAGAACATAACCTGACCAAGATTGCCTGGCTCAATGTGGACAACTCCTTCGGTTCCAGCGCGCATGAAGAATTCAAGAATATGGCGTCTGAGGCCGGAATTACGATTGTCATCGAGGATGTGTTCGAACCTTCGGTGAACGATGCGAAGCCGATGCTGACACGTGTGAAGAATGCCAATCCGCAAGCCATCATCATCTGGGGCACGGCACAGGAGTCGGCCATCGTAACGAAGAACGTGCGCGAGCTTGGGATTGACTTGCCTCTTATTGAGTCCCACGGCATTGCGAATTCCCAATTCATTGAGCTTGCGGGCGATGCTGCAGAAGGTATCGTGTTTCCGGCAGGCAGCCTCCTCGTATCCAGTCAGCTAGCAGATGACAATGTACAGAAGAACGTGCTGGAGCAGTATAAGAAGCAATTTGAAGACAAATTCGGATATGAGACGAGCACCTTTGGCGGTCATGTCTGGGATGCATTTGAAATGATTAAGCGAGCGGCTGAGACGGCAGGCACGGACCCGGTTGCACTGCGGGATGAATTGGAAAGCGGGACGAAGGACCTTGTAGGTGTGAGCGGAATCTTTACCATGTCGGCCAATAATCATAATGGACTGAAGCCGGATGCGCTGTCGATGATCAAGATCAAAGATAAGAAATGGATATTGACACAGTAG
- a CDS encoding CitMHS family transporter, with the protein MSLSLIGLITILIIVALLISGKVTPIVAMVIPPILGALLAGYSFTEIGGFFGNGVSSVINVAIMFIFAIIFFGIMQDVGLFDPLINKMVAVSRGSVITVSVGTVLVAAIAHLDGSGASTFLITIPALLPVYKRLQMNPYLLLLLVGGSASIMNMIPWAGPLGRTATVLEADVTELWQPLIPIQIIGMVLMIGLAVLLGIREKRRIIRKYGSLEVAATLEATAAGPDASASVQTGPANGLARPRLLWVNACLAVAVVGVLVAGIIPAGLAFMIGVSIALPLNFFKVNDQMERLRAHAPNALTMASIILAAGLFLGILNGTGMLTAIANDAVTILPGSIAPYLHIIVGLLGVPFDLILSTDAYYFALLPVVDQIASGFGVASLSTAYAMVIGNIVGTFVSPLSPALWLALGLAGLEMGRHIRYSLFWIWGISIVLVITAIFMGII; encoded by the coding sequence TTGAGCCTTAGTTTGATTGGTCTGATTACGATTTTAATTATTGTCGCCTTGCTTATCAGCGGCAAAGTGACCCCGATTGTAGCCATGGTCATACCACCGATCCTTGGCGCCTTACTCGCTGGTTACAGTTTCACGGAAATCGGCGGCTTTTTTGGCAATGGCGTCAGCTCGGTTATTAATGTCGCGATAATGTTTATTTTTGCGATTATCTTTTTCGGCATTATGCAGGACGTTGGGCTCTTTGATCCTTTAATTAATAAAATGGTCGCTGTTTCGCGCGGAAGCGTCATTACGGTAAGTGTCGGAACGGTATTGGTGGCCGCGATCGCCCATTTGGACGGATCGGGAGCTTCGACCTTTTTAATTACGATTCCTGCGCTTTTACCTGTTTACAAGCGCTTACAAATGAATCCGTATTTGCTGCTCCTGTTAGTTGGGGGAAGCGCAAGTATTATGAATATGATTCCGTGGGCCGGTCCTCTGGGACGAACGGCTACGGTCCTGGAAGCAGATGTCACGGAATTATGGCAGCCGCTCATTCCTATCCAGATCATCGGCATGGTGCTCATGATTGGACTGGCCGTACTTCTCGGCATCAGGGAGAAGCGGAGAATCATCCGCAAGTACGGCTCCTTGGAGGTTGCCGCCACGCTTGAAGCGACAGCTGCAGGGCCGGATGCTTCCGCTTCCGTCCAGACCGGACCAGCGAATGGTCTCGCTCGTCCTAGATTGCTGTGGGTCAATGCTTGCCTGGCTGTCGCGGTCGTGGGCGTGCTCGTGGCCGGAATTATCCCGGCGGGCCTAGCCTTCATGATTGGGGTAAGCATCGCCTTGCCGCTTAACTTCTTCAAGGTGAATGATCAGATGGAACGGTTGCGCGCCCATGCGCCCAATGCGCTCACGATGGCTTCGATCATTCTTGCGGCCGGCTTATTTTTGGGGATACTGAACGGAACCGGCATGCTTACGGCCATCGCGAATGATGCCGTGACGATACTTCCAGGCAGCATCGCGCCATACCTGCATATTATTGTCGGCTTGCTAGGCGTGCCGTTCGATTTAATCTTGAGCACGGATGCGTATTACTTCGCCCTGCTGCCTGTCGTCGATCAGATTGCTTCCGGCTTCGGCGTCGCTTCGCTATCCACGGCGTACGCGATGGTGATCGGCAATATCGTCGGCACGTTCGTGAGCCCGCTGTCCCCGGCCTTGTGGCTGGCGCTAGGGTTAGCGGGCCTGGAGATGGGCCGCCATATCCGCTATTCGCTGTTCTGGATATGGGGCATCAGTATTGTTCTCGTCATTACGGCTATATTTATGGGAATTATTTAA
- a CDS encoding esterase/lipase family protein, giving the protein MIRKLSLYVALFFLLFYSIFLVGLPSARAQATHANNDYPIILVHGFGGWGRDEMFGFKYWGGFGDIQEKLRKDGYSVFTATVGTVSSNWDRACELYAQIKGGTVDYGKAHSEMYGHARYGRTYEGLYPEWGEIDPDTGQPRKIHLIAHSMGGQTARMLVHLLENGDAAERDAAAASELSPLFSDRPLPHVSSLVSIATPHDGTSFTHFVEGVAPYTHQLIGLVAAAVGNFEHPLYDFKLDQWGLKRLPDESWLRYSKRVINSEFWTLSKDSSQWDLSPDGAKELNERVQAQSRVYYFSIAANNSYRVPLLGWHVPKTFMNPFLLPSSFFVGSFTYHAPGHVTIDRTWWPNDGLVNTISMNGPKNGSTDHIVAYHGKPQRGKWNYMGLMNSWDHLDVVGLGMKPTDDFFRNVAKMVAGLPVGD; this is encoded by the coding sequence ATGATCCGCAAACTGTCACTTTATGTGGCGCTCTTCTTTCTTCTATTCTACTCTATTTTTCTTGTCGGCTTGCCGTCTGCCCGCGCACAGGCCACACATGCCAACAATGATTACCCCATCATTCTCGTCCATGGATTTGGCGGCTGGGGAAGAGACGAGATGTTTGGATTTAAATACTGGGGCGGCTTCGGCGATATTCAAGAGAAGCTGCGTAAAGACGGGTATTCCGTCTTCACGGCCACGGTAGGAACGGTATCTAGCAATTGGGACCGCGCCTGCGAGTTATATGCGCAGATTAAGGGAGGCACCGTAGATTACGGCAAAGCCCACTCGGAAATGTACGGTCATGCGCGCTATGGAAGGACGTATGAAGGTCTGTATCCGGAATGGGGAGAGATCGACCCGGATACGGGGCAGCCGAGGAAGATTCATCTGATCGCACATAGCATGGGGGGACAAACCGCACGGATGCTGGTTCATCTGCTGGAGAACGGAGACGCCGCCGAGCGCGATGCTGCCGCTGCATCTGAGCTATCGCCCTTATTTAGCGATCGGCCGCTGCCGCATGTAAGCAGCCTCGTGTCCATCGCCACGCCGCATGACGGCACCAGCTTCACGCACTTCGTTGAAGGAGTCGCGCCCTATACCCACCAGTTGATAGGCCTGGTTGCCGCAGCCGTCGGCAACTTCGAACACCCTCTATATGATTTCAAATTGGATCAATGGGGGTTGAAACGATTGCCCGATGAATCATGGCTCCGTTATTCCAAACGCGTCATAAACAGCGAATTCTGGACGCTATCGAAGGACAGCTCGCAATGGGATCTAAGCCCTGACGGGGCCAAAGAGTTGAACGAGCGGGTACAGGCCCAGTCCCGCGTCTACTACTTCTCGATCGCAGCCAACAACTCCTATCGGGTGCCGCTACTGGGCTGGCATGTGCCGAAAACGTTCATGAATCCGTTTTTATTGCCGTCCAGCTTTTTTGTCGGCTCCTTTACCTATCATGCCCCGGGGCATGTCACCATCGATCGGACATGGTGGCCGAATGATGGCCTGGTCAACACGATTTCAATGAACGGGCCGAAAAACGGGTCAACCGATCATATCGTGGCTTACCACGGAAAGCCGCAGCGCGGCAAATGGAACTATATGGGCCTCATGAATTCCTGGGATCATCTCGACGTGGTGGGACTGGGGATGAAGCCAACGGATGATTTTTTTCGCAACGTAGCGAAAATGGTCGCGGGTTTGCCTGTTGGGGATTGA
- a CDS encoding branched-chain amino acid ABC transporter permease, with product MIKSGTGNVYNRSLTGIAVVALLLAIIPLFSPSAYILSTLVIIGLYSLVGTGLGMLMGYAGQISLSHAAFYGVGAYSSAFVTVKLGMPPLAGMAVGILLAALIAYIVGIPTLRLTGHYLALATLGFGMIMFALFKQLKGITGGLDGFLNIPSLSLFGLMIDTDVQYYYVVWCLVLLGILAARNMIHSRVGRALRSIESSEIASASIGIDTQKYKLQVFVMSSVFASIAGSVYAHYISFINPMLFHSNASIQFLIMSVLGGGTSIWGGFVGALAYVTLGEALKDIVPFFLPNVSDEFNIIFFGMLLVAILIYMPGGLAPIIGKMMRKLRPAAKKQAARDHLAGSSGGESGHGSASAPSSDV from the coding sequence ATGATCAAATCGGGAACAGGTAATGTATATAATCGGAGTTTGACGGGAATTGCCGTTGTTGCCTTGCTGTTGGCGATCATTCCGCTCTTCTCTCCGTCAGCCTATATTCTAAGCACGTTGGTCATCATCGGGCTTTATTCTTTGGTGGGCACCGGTCTTGGCATGCTAATGGGGTATGCAGGTCAAATCTCGTTGAGTCACGCCGCGTTTTATGGAGTCGGCGCCTATTCATCTGCTTTCGTTACCGTAAAGCTGGGCATGCCGCCGCTGGCAGGCATGGCGGTCGGCATATTGCTGGCAGCGCTCATTGCTTATATCGTCGGCATCCCTACCCTCCGATTAACCGGTCATTACTTGGCGCTCGCCACGCTCGGGTTCGGAATGATTATGTTTGCCTTGTTCAAGCAGCTCAAGGGGATCACCGGAGGGCTGGACGGGTTTCTAAATATACCGTCATTATCCCTATTCGGGCTAATGATTGATACGGACGTTCAATATTATTACGTCGTCTGGTGCCTGGTGCTTCTCGGTATTCTGGCTGCTCGGAACATGATTCATTCCCGTGTCGGCCGCGCACTGCGCTCGATTGAGAGCAGTGAAATCGCATCCGCTTCGATTGGCATTGATACCCAGAAATACAAATTGCAAGTATTTGTGATGAGTTCCGTTTTTGCCTCGATTGCCGGAAGCGTATATGCCCATTATATTTCGTTTATTAACCCGATGCTCTTTCATTCCAACGCATCTATTCAATTTCTAATCATGTCGGTTCTGGGCGGAGGGACAAGTATATGGGGCGGGTTCGTTGGCGCTCTCGCTTATGTAACGCTCGGCGAAGCGTTGAAGGATATCGTCCCGTTCTTCCTGCCGAATGTCAGCGATGAATTCAACATTATTTTTTTCGGGATGCTGCTTGTTGCGATATTAATCTACATGCCTGGCGGGTTGGCGCCTATTATTGGGAAGATGATGAGGAAGCTGAGACCGGCAGCGAAGAAGCAAGCCGCACGAGACCATCTGGCGGGTTCTTCGGGAGGTGAGAGTGGACATGGCAGCGCGAGCGCCCCTTCTTCGGATGTGTAA
- a CDS encoding ABC transporter ATP-binding protein, producing the protein MAARAPLLRMCKVTKWFGGVAAVEAVSFDVYPGQITAVIGPNGAGKTTLFNLITAILPLTSGRIFLENTEITGMKAPQIARLGITRTFQNLQIFGNMSVVENVMTGAHTQLKTGMIRSAFRPPTVSREERRTHENALKLLENVGLLEYAYEEADKLPYGNQRLLEIARAAASAPKLILLDEPMAGLNPQESKKLVTTIERMRAEGLTFLFVEHDMETVMSMADHIVVLDFGKNIGEGTPEEIYNNPAVIAAYLGDEEIAL; encoded by the coding sequence ATGGCAGCGCGAGCGCCCCTTCTTCGGATGTGTAAGGTAACGAAATGGTTCGGTGGAGTCGCCGCGGTCGAAGCGGTTTCCTTTGACGTGTATCCAGGGCAAATCACGGCAGTCATTGGCCCGAACGGTGCGGGCAAGACGACTCTGTTCAATTTGATCACGGCTATTCTCCCGCTGACAAGCGGCCGCATCTTTTTGGAGAATACCGAGATTACCGGGATGAAAGCTCCGCAAATTGCGAGGTTAGGCATAACGAGAACATTTCAGAACCTGCAAATCTTCGGGAATATGTCCGTTGTGGAGAATGTGATGACAGGCGCGCATACGCAGCTCAAGACGGGGATGATACGGTCGGCATTCCGGCCGCCTACGGTAAGCCGCGAGGAAAGAAGGACTCACGAGAACGCTCTGAAGCTGCTGGAGAATGTAGGATTGCTTGAATATGCCTATGAAGAAGCAGACAAGCTCCCTTACGGCAATCAACGGCTTCTTGAAATCGCCCGGGCTGCGGCATCGGCCCCCAAGCTGATCTTGCTTGATGAGCCGATGGCTGGCTTAAATCCGCAAGAATCCAAGAAGCTGGTAACGACAATCGAACGAATGCGGGCAGAAGGGTTGACATTTCTGTTTGTTGAGCATGACATGGAAACCGTGATGTCGATGGCGGATCATATCGTTGTGCTTGATTTTGGCAAGAACATTGGAGAAGGCACGCCGGAAGAAATCTACAATAACCCTGCGGTTATAGCCGCTTATTTGGGAGATGAGGAGATCGCGCTCTAA